A genomic region of Caenorhabditis elegans chromosome V contains the following coding sequences:
- the sodh-2 gene encoding Alcohol dehydrogenase 2 (Confirmed by transcript evidence): MSSANIPATQSALIFEKYGGPLEVRQVSVPQPQENELLVKIEYSGICHSDLHTWEGDFEYASICPLIGGHEGAGTVVTIGSKVKGWNIGDRAGIKLINANCLNCEYCKTGHEPLCDHIQNYGIDRHGTFQEYLTIRDIDAIKVSNDTNLAAAAPVLCGGVTAYKSLKATNVKPGQIVVLTGAGGGLGSFGIQYAKAMGMRVVAVDHISKEDHCRNLGAEWFVDAFDTPDIVAHIRKLTNGGAHGVVSFAAAKKPMEYALEYVRKRGTVVFVGLPKDGTIPLDTLSLICNEITVKGSIVGSRMDVDEAIDFITRGIVHVPIELVKLEDVPSVYQRMKDGKVTSRVVVDFSMR; encoded by the exons ATGTCATCAGCTAATATTCCTGCCACGCAAAGTgctttaatatttgaaaaatatggagGACCTCTCGAAGTTCGACAAGTTTCAGTTCCACAACCGCAAGAAAATGAACTTTTAGTGAAAATCGAATATTCTGGAATTTGCCATTCTGATCTTCATACGTGGGAAGGTGATTTTGAATATGCTTCCATTTGTCCTTTAATTGGAGGGCATGAAGGTGCTGGAACTGTTGTGACTATTGGCTCAAAAGTTAAAGGATGGAACATTGGTGATCGAGCAGGAATCaag CTTATCAACGCAAATTGCCTAAATTGTGAATACTGTAAAACAGGACACGAACCGCTTTGTGATCATATCCAAAACTACGGAATAGACCGCCATGGAACCTTTCAAGAATATCTAACTATTCGGGATATTGATGCCATTAAAGTTTCGAATGACACAAATCTCGCAGCAGCTGCTCCAGTATTATGTGGTGGAGTAACTGCATATAAATCCCTGAAAGCAACAAATGTGAAACCAGGCCAAATAGTTGTACTAACGGGTGCTGGAGGAGGATTAGGATCTTTTGGAATTCAATACGCAAAAGCAATGGGAATGAGAGTTGTTGCTGTTGATCATATTAGCAAAGAAGATCACTGCAGAAATCTTGGAGCTGAATGGTTCGTCGATGCTTTTGATACCCCAGACATTGTGGCTCATATTCGAAAATTAACGAATGGAGGAGCACATGGTGTTGTTAGTTTTGCAGCAGCCAAAAAGCCAATGGAATATGCTTTGGAATATGTCAGAAAAAGAGGGACCGTGGTGTTTGTTGGTCTTCCAAAAGATGGAACG ATTCCCCTTGATACACTTTCACTAATTTGCAATGAAATAACTGTGAAGGGATCAATTGTTGGATCACGCATGGATGTTGATGAAGCAATCGATTTTATTACTCGTGGAATTGTGCATGTTCCAATAGAACTTGTAAAACTCGAAGATGTTCCAAGTGTCTATCAACGAATGAAAGACGGGAAGGTCACTTCTCGTGTTgttgtcgatttttcaatgcGATGA
- the srx-76 gene encoding 7TM GPCR serpentine receptor class x (Srx) domain-containing protein (Partially confirmed by transcript evidence), with translation MNNSEEVYNFRTWPNTVASILMTINVIFGILLSSSIVFIYLVDHNEKTSFNLMCAMRAFNNIMVMITSFVLVYIPTTILGYNLLPAWLESILICSSINFYMYNEFQSIYISINRFIAIYFPHHYNKLCGYTATAFISTLLYADRLRNISIETYLRTSKQQFIIYSSQYLMFSSMDVSGGGIVIMGALMFGIALFANLMTFIRISLFYLKSSMRDSRESRGSVRKNMKLFFQTVIQDVLFFIDNLFTFILLTLIEHRFWYFICATFVWQTMHVIDGFVMIMFNDRLSFLKITLFASSPTQLSVVEVSSQRSPARRAPIVIVS, from the exons ATGAACAATTCGGAGGAAGTGTACAACTTTAGAACATGGCCCAATACAGTTGCTTCAATTTTAATGactatt AAtgtcatttttggaattttgttgAGTAGTTCGATTGTCTTTATATATCTAGTTGATCATAATGAAAAAACTTCCTTCAATTTAATGTGTGCAATGCGAGCTTTCAATAATATTATGGTTATGATTACTTCATTTGTTCTTGTCTACATTCCAACAACTATTTT GGGATACAACTTATTACCAGCATGGCTTGAATCCATTTTGATTTGTTCCAGCATCAATTTTTACATGTATAAtgaatttcaaagtatttaTATCTCGATAAATCGTTTCAttgcaatttattttccaCATCATTATAATAAACTTTGTGGATATACTGCAACCGCTTTTATAAGTACCTTATTGTATGCTGATCGATTGCGTAACATTTCTATTGAAACTTATCTTCGAACTA GCAAACAACAATTTATAATATATTCTTCTCAATATTTAATGTTCTCTTCAATGGATGTTTCCGGTGGTGGAATCGTTATAATGGGTGCCCTAATGTTTGGTATAGCGTTATTCGCCAATTTAATGACATTTATCAGAATATCGTTATTTTACTTG aaatcaagTATGAGAGATAGTCGTGAAAGCCGAGGAAGTGTaaggaaaaatatgaaactatTCTTCCAAACTGTAATTCaagatgttttattttttattgataactTGTTTACTTTCATTTTACT aaccttGATCGAACATcgtttttggtattttatttGTGCAACCTTTGTCTGGCAAACAATGCATGTAATTGATGG atttgtcaTGATAATGTTCAACGACCGAttaagttttctgaaaattacacTTTTTGCAAGTTCACCAACACAATTGAGTGTAGTAGAAGTTAGTTCGCAAAGATCACCGGCAAGAAGAGCACCAATAGTAATTgtgagctga
- the adh-1 gene encoding Alcohol dehydrogenase 1 (Confirmed by transcript evidence), which produces MTVELPSTQRALVFDTWNGPLEVRQVPVPSPADDEILVKIEYSGICHSDLHVWLGDLKDMSVCPLVGGHEGAGSVVQIGKNVTGWQLGDKAGVKLMNFNCLNCEFCKKGHEPLCHHIQNYGFDRSGTFQEYLTIRGVDAAKINKDTNLAAAAPILCAGVTVYKALKESNVAPGQIIVLTGAGGGLGSLAIQYACAMGMRVVAMDHGSKEAHCKGLGAEWFVDAFETPDIVSHITKLTEGGPHGVINFAVARKPMEQAVEYVRKRGTVVFVGLPKDSKVTFDTTPFIFNAITIKGSIVGSRLDVDEAMEFVTRGIVKVPLELVKLEDVPAVYQRMLDGKINSRAVVDFSL; this is translated from the exons ATGACCGTCGAACTTCCATCCACTCAACGTGCTCTTGTCTTCGATACCTGGAATGGACCACTTGAAGTCCGACAAGTTCCAGTCCCATCTCCAGCTGATGATGAGATTCTTGTCAAGATTGAATACTCTGGAATTTGCCATTCTGATCTTCACGTATGGCTCGGAGATTTGAAAGATATGAGCGTTTGCCCATTGGTTGGAGGACACGAAGGAGCTGGAAGTGTTGTTCAAATAGGAAAGAATGTTACTGGATGGCAACTTGGAGACAAAGCTGGAGTCAAG CTCATGAACTTCAACTGCCTCAACTGCGAATTCTGTAAGAAAGGCCACGAGCCACTCTGCCACCACATCCAGAACTATGGGTTCGATCGTTCTGGAACTTTCCAGGAGTACCTCACTATACGTGGAGTTGATGCCGCCAAAATCAACAAGGATACCAATCTCGCCGCTGCTGCTCCAATTCTCTGTGCAGGAGTCACAGTCTACAAGGCCCTGAAGGAGTCGAACGTTGCTCCAGGACAAATCATTGTGCTTACTGGAGCCGGAGGTGGTCTCGGATCTCTTGCTATTCAATATGCCTGTGCTATGGGAATGAGAGTTGTCGCAATGGATCACGGAAGCAAAGAAGCTCATTGCAAAGGACTTGGAGCTGAATGGTTCGTCGATGCATTTGAAACTCCAGATATTGTGTCTCACATTACCAAATTGACTGAGGGAGGACCACATGGAGTTATCAACTTTGCTGTTGCAAGAAAACCAATGGAACAAGCTGTTGAATACGTCAGAAAGCGTGGAACCGTTGTTTTCGTCGGTCTTCCAAAGGATTCAAAG GTTACTTTCGACACCACTCCATTCATCTTCAATGCTATCACAATCAAGGGTTCAATCGTAGGATCTCGTCTTGACGTAGATGAAGCTATGGAATTCGTTACCCGCGGAATTGTCAAGGTTCCATTGGAGCTTGTAAAACTCGAAGACGTTCCAGCTGTCTACCAAAGAATGCTTGACGGAAAGATCAACTCTCGTGCCGTCGTTGACTTCTCcttgtaa